In one window of Gudongella oleilytica DNA:
- a CDS encoding formate--tetrahydrofolate ligase, whose protein sequence is MKTDVQIAQEAKMLPIKDVAAKLGISEDEIVNYGKYKAKVSLDVFKRLEDKPDGKLILVTAINPTPAGEGKTTTNIGLSMGLNRIGKTAITALREPSLGPSFGVKGGAAGGGYSQVVPMEDINLHFTGDFHAITTSNNLISALLDNHIQQGNALGIDPRRVVWKRVLDMNDRALRNIVIGLGGKPNGMPREDGFDITVASEIMAIFCLSSDLEDLKERVANIIVAYKFDGSPVFVRDLKAQGAVALLMKDAIAPNLVQTLENTPALIHGGPFANIAHGCNSMLATKLGLKLAEYTVTEAGFGADLGAEKFFDIKARFGNLKPDAAVIVATVRALKHHGGVKKEDWGKENFELLAKGFENLEKHIENVNRFGVPAIVAFNKFPTDTQAELDFVVEKCEALGATAVISEVWNKGGEGGEDLARKVVEVVEKGTANFKPLYDVEETIKAKIEKIAKEIYGADGVDFTSSCLKTIANIEKMGFDKMPICMAKTQYSMTDDPTIAGRPRNFRITVRDIKVSRGAGFLVALTGEIMTMPGLPKVPAAESIDILPSGEIVGLF, encoded by the coding sequence TTGAAAACAGACGTGCAAATAGCCCAGGAAGCTAAAATGCTGCCAATCAAAGATGTTGCAGCTAAGCTTGGCATCTCAGAGGATGAGATCGTAAATTACGGAAAGTACAAAGCCAAGGTATCACTTGACGTATTCAAAAGACTCGAGGATAAGCCGGATGGAAAGCTTATTCTGGTTACTGCAATCAACCCGACACCTGCCGGTGAAGGAAAGACAACGACAAACATAGGTCTTTCGATGGGACTCAACAGGATAGGCAAGACAGCAATAACAGCTTTAAGAGAACCCTCACTTGGGCCAAGCTTCGGAGTAAAGGGAGGTGCAGCCGGAGGAGGATACTCGCAGGTTGTTCCAATGGAGGATATTAACCTTCACTTTACCGGTGACTTCCACGCAATAACTACGTCAAACAATCTTATCTCAGCACTTCTGGACAACCACATCCAGCAAGGCAATGCTCTTGGAATAGATCCGAGAAGGGTTGTCTGGAAGAGAGTACTGGACATGAATGACAGAGCACTGAGAAACATAGTTATAGGTCTTGGTGGAAAGCCTAACGGAATGCCAAGGGAGGACGGCTTCGACATTACGGTTGCATCTGAAATAATGGCTATATTCTGCCTCTCAAGTGATCTTGAGGACCTTAAGGAAAGAGTCGCCAACATAATAGTAGCATACAAGTTTGATGGAAGCCCGGTATTCGTAAGAGACCTGAAGGCTCAGGGAGCAGTGGCGCTTTTGATGAAGGATGCCATAGCACCAAACCTGGTTCAGACTCTTGAGAATACACCAGCGCTTATCCATGGTGGGCCATTCGCAAATATAGCACATGGCTGTAACTCAATGCTTGCAACTAAGCTTGGTCTTAAGCTTGCAGAATACACTGTTACAGAAGCTGGCTTCGGTGCAGACCTTGGTGCAGAGAAATTCTTCGACATCAAGGCGAGATTCGGAAACCTCAAGCCAGATGCAGCAGTTATTGTCGCAACAGTAAGAGCTCTTAAGCATCACGGCGGTGTCAAGAAGGAAGACTGGGGAAAAGAGAACTTTGAGCTTCTGGCGAAGGGCTTCGAGAATCTTGAGAAGCATATAGAAAACGTAAATAGGTTTGGAGTACCCGCTATTGTTGCATTTAACAAATTCCCAACTGACACTCAGGCTGAACTGGATTTTGTAGTCGAAAAATGTGAAGCTCTTGGTGCTACAGCCGTAATCTCCGAGGTCTGGAACAAAGGCGGAGAAGGTGGAGAGGATCTGGCCAGAAAGGTAGTTGAGGTCGTTGAAAAGGGAACAGCTAACTTCAAGCCTCTCTATGACGTGGAGGAGACTATCAAGGCTAAGATAGAAAAGATAGCCAAGGAAATATACGGGGCTGATGGTGTAGACTTCACAAGCAGCTGTCTTAAAACAATTGCAAATATTGAAAAGATGGGCTTCGACAAAATGCCGATCTGTATGGCTAAGACTCAATACTCAATGACTGACGATCCGACGATCGCAGGAAGACCGAGAAACTTCAGAATAACAGTAAGAGACATCAAGGTATCAAGAGGAGCAGGCTTCCTTGTCGCACTGACAGGAGAGATAATGACGATGCCAGGACTTCCAAAGGTTCCGGCAGCAGAGAGCATCGACATTCTGCCAAGTGGAGAGATCGTAGGTTTGTTCTAA
- a CDS encoding MFS transporter has protein sequence MKLQNTFGIGETMTGTVMSMDNVLALFLLPFFGALSNRTDTRLGKRTPFIVFGTIAAVIFMILIPIADNMKSFPLFFISLGAVLFAMSPYTYLEGGSGGNKRAECLL, from the coding sequence TTGAAGCTGCAGAATACATTTGGCATAGGCGAGACCATGACTGGCACGGTCATGTCCATGGATAATGTGCTGGCACTTTTTCTGTTACCTTTCTTTGGTGCACTATCAAACCGTACTGATACAAGACTTGGAAAGAGAACCCCGTTTATAGTCTTCGGTACAATAGCAGCTGTTATATTCATGATACTTATACCGATTGCAGATAATATGAAGAGCTTTCCACTATTCTTTATTTCCCTTGGAGCAGTTCTATTTGCGATGAGTCCATATACCTACCTTGAAGGAGGCTCTGGAGGCAATAAACGGGCCGAGTGCCTCTTATAG
- a CDS encoding YerC/YecD family TrpR-related protein → MVYNSKIKSKQADSLFEAVLQLETMDECYRFFEDICTIKEVQAIAQRLEVAKLLKSNKTYNEIEELTGASTATISRINRSLNYGADGYKIVFEKLGLIEKE, encoded by the coding sequence ATGGTCTACAACTCAAAGATCAAAAGCAAACAAGCGGATAGTTTGTTTGAAGCTGTCCTTCAGCTTGAGACTATGGATGAATGCTACAGATTCTTTGAAGACATTTGTACTATCAAGGAAGTACAGGCGATTGCCCAGCGGCTTGAGGTTGCAAAGCTCCTAAAATCAAACAAGACCTACAATGAGATTGAGGAGCTAACAGGAGCTTCAACAGCAACTATAAGTCGGATCAACAGATCTCTCAACTATGGAGCCGATGGCTATAAAATAGTGTTCGAGAAGCTAGGCTTGATTGAAAAGGAATAG
- a CDS encoding TetR/AcrR family transcriptional regulator: MPKETFFNLPPEKRERIEASAIKEFRDYYFDASSINRIVEEAGIAKGSFYQYFEDKKDLYKHVMNIIIQKKLEYMTPTLMNPMDLDIFSLIKEMYVSGLNFALHNPEFLEISNRLLSDPNHDLYKEIVEENKEKSDQVFHQLLKMAEERGEIRSGLDLSLVAYLLTSLNISVSDYYMKRNETKTYSKEMLDVVESFLDVVKYGIKC, translated from the coding sequence ATGCCAAAGGAGACCTTTTTCAATCTACCTCCGGAGAAGCGCGAGAGGATCGAGGCTTCAGCAATAAAGGAATTCAGAGACTATTACTTTGACGCTTCAAGCATTAACAGGATCGTGGAAGAGGCAGGGATCGCCAAGGGAAGCTTTTATCAGTACTTCGAGGACAAGAAGGATCTGTACAAGCATGTCATGAATATAATAATACAGAAAAAACTGGAATATATGACTCCAACACTCATGAATCCCATGGACCTGGATATTTTTTCTCTAATCAAGGAAATGTATGTATCTGGTCTTAACTTTGCACTCCACAATCCAGAGTTTCTTGAAATATCCAATAGACTACTGAGTGATCCAAATCATGATCTGTATAAGGAAATAGTCGAGGAAAACAAGGAAAAATCTGACCAGGTATTTCACCAGCTCTTAAAAATGGCTGAGGAAAGAGGAGAAATAAGGTCTGGTCTTGACCTGTCCCTGGTAGCATACCTGTTGACATCTCTTAATATATCAGTTTCTGATTATTATATGAAAAGAAACGAAACTAAAACCTACAGCAAGGAGATGCTGGATGTGGTAGAAAGCTTCCTGGACGTTGTTAAATACGGAATAAAGTGTTGA
- a CDS encoding aldehyde ferredoxin oxidoreductase family protein, which produces MYGYNGKILFIDLTTGAINIEPLEQKMVEDYIGGYGFGAKILYDRMPKGADPLGPDNILGFITGLSNATGAMFGGRFTMVHKSPVTGGWNDSNSGGYFGPELKKAGFDALFISGISEKPVYIWIKDGVVEIRDAAHLWGMDTKDVWDKLKEEHEDEKAKIVAIGPSGERQSLLACPINDGHRAPGRGGGGAVMGSKKLKAILVRGTGTVPVADMDRLQGITRDVVKTIKGSPSSLAFGDHGTGIGTAASALSGDSPVKNWGGVGIRDYGEEKAVALSAKVMDKYKTKKYACASCPLGCGAEYEVNDGRWPVGHTERPEYETASSFGSTLLCGDMDAIIKVNEVCNRYGIDTISTGMTVAWAMECYNEGVLTKDELDGIDLKWGDGEAIVSITQKIADGEGVGAVLANGSLYAAKHFGKGEEYLQTASGIELPMHDPRFAPGLARTYQYDPTPGRHVKGGVGSIQMGGKETRPKYVYEGTGDQDVELTAAREILNSAGFCLFSRFGTPPGGMIDDYVEAITGMDFKGERSKTTGLRIYTMRHAFNLREGITPKDMYITQRALGKPPLTDGPLKDVEIDNLLLGQNFFNELDWDPETGIPSREFLKSIGGLDGLIQDLYGEDE; this is translated from the coding sequence ATGTACGGGTATAATGGAAAGATATTGTTTATCGACCTAACTACAGGTGCGATAAACATCGAACCCCTGGAGCAAAAAATGGTTGAGGATTACATAGGAGGCTACGGCTTCGGCGCAAAGATTCTTTATGACAGGATGCCAAAGGGTGCAGACCCGCTTGGTCCGGATAATATTCTGGGATTTATCACTGGTCTCAGCAATGCAACAGGAGCCATGTTTGGAGGGAGATTCACCATGGTCCATAAATCGCCTGTTACCGGAGGCTGGAATGATTCCAATTCAGGAGGCTATTTTGGACCGGAGCTAAAGAAAGCTGGCTTCGACGCCCTGTTTATATCCGGGATCTCGGAAAAACCAGTATACATATGGATAAAAGACGGAGTGGTTGAAATTAGAGATGCAGCGCATCTTTGGGGCATGGATACCAAAGATGTCTGGGATAAGCTAAAGGAAGAGCACGAGGATGAAAAAGCTAAAATAGTTGCTATAGGGCCGTCCGGAGAAAGACAGTCACTGCTTGCATGTCCGATAAACGACGGGCATAGAGCACCCGGCCGAGGCGGCGGAGGAGCCGTGATGGGCTCAAAAAAGCTTAAGGCGATCCTGGTAAGAGGCACCGGAACTGTTCCTGTAGCTGATATGGATAGGCTCCAGGGAATAACAAGAGACGTAGTCAAAACTATTAAGGGTTCACCCTCTTCGCTGGCATTTGGAGATCACGGTACCGGTATTGGGACTGCGGCTTCAGCCCTTAGCGGAGACAGTCCTGTCAAAAACTGGGGTGGAGTGGGTATACGTGACTATGGTGAAGAAAAAGCCGTAGCTTTGTCGGCGAAGGTAATGGATAAGTATAAAACCAAAAAATATGCCTGCGCCAGCTGCCCGCTTGGCTGCGGAGCAGAATACGAGGTAAACGACGGAAGATGGCCGGTAGGTCATACAGAGAGGCCAGAGTATGAAACTGCATCTTCCTTTGGCTCTACGCTATTGTGTGGAGATATGGATGCTATCATCAAGGTAAATGAAGTATGCAACAGATACGGGATAGATACTATTTCAACGGGCATGACTGTAGCTTGGGCTATGGAATGCTACAATGAGGGAGTACTTACAAAGGATGAGCTTGATGGAATAGATCTTAAGTGGGGAGACGGTGAGGCCATCGTTTCGATCACTCAGAAAATTGCTGACGGTGAGGGAGTTGGAGCCGTTCTTGCAAATGGATCGCTATATGCTGCAAAGCACTTTGGAAAAGGCGAGGAATATCTCCAGACTGCCTCAGGAATAGAGCTTCCTATGCATGATCCCAGGTTTGCACCGGGTCTTGCGAGGACATATCAGTACGACCCAACCCCCGGAAGACATGTTAAGGGTGGAGTAGGCTCCATACAAATGGGTGGAAAGGAAACGAGGCCAAAATATGTATATGAGGGCACCGGAGATCAGGATGTGGAGCTTACAGCTGCCAGAGAAATACTTAATTCAGCAGGCTTTTGTCTTTTCAGCAGGTTTGGAACGCCCCCCGGAGGGATGATAGATGACTATGTTGAAGCTATCACCGGAATGGATTTCAAAGGAGAGAGAAGCAAAACCACAGGACTGAGGATCTACACCATGAGACATGCATTTAACCTTAGGGAGGGGATCACTCCCAAGGATATGTACATAACCCAGAGGGCATTGGGAAAACCACCTCTTACTGATGGGCCCCTTAAGGATGTGGAGATAGACAACCTGCTGCTTGGCCAAAACTTCTTTAACGAG